The DNA sequence GTCATTCCCTGTCCGAAGGCCTTGGTGTAGCCCAGGCTGAGATACGCGCCTCCGAGACCGGCAAGGCAGCCACTGATGACAACTGACAGGATGCGTGTCCGGTCGACGTTCACACCAGCTGCGTCGAGTGTGCTCGGGTCCTCACCTGCGGCACGCACTCGGAGTCCGAACGGTGTCCGATAGAGGACATACCAGCTCAAGATGACTATCACGAACATGAGATAGACTACTGGTGACTGAGAGCCGAATGCCGGACCGATTATGGGTATGTCTTGGATGATTGGAATCTCAACGTTGGGTATCTGTTTGTCGGAGGACAGGGGGGCAGAGTAGCCGGGGTTTCCCCAGACCATGATTGTGCCTATGGTGGAGATGCCGGAGCCAATTAGGATGATGCCTGCACCGCTGACAATCTG is a window from the Candidatus Thorarchaeota archaeon genome containing:
- a CDS encoding ABC transporter permease translates to MMQSLDISVIGWLLGATLQMSTPLVLTALGGMFSERSGVVNIGLEGMMLIGAFTSVAIAYTVGNPWLGLLGAVVGGGLLAAIHAIVSVSFKGNQIVSGAGIILIGSGISTIGTIMVWGNPGYSAPLSSDKQIPNVEIPIIQDIPIIGPAFGSQSPVVYLMFVIVILSWYVLYRTPFGLRVRAAGEDPSTLDAAGVNVDRTRILSVVISGCLAGLGGAYLSLGYTKAFGQGMT